From one Thermomicrobiales bacterium genomic stretch:
- a CDS encoding DEAD/DEAH box helicase, which translates to MPSGFQGLGLSDDVLRALDEIGFEEPTPVQREAIPPLMQGRDVIAQAQTGTGKTGAFAPADHRAARCPSCARPQALVLTPTRELAVQVAEAFHRLWQVTSGIIAVLPVYGGQPIDRQLRALRQAA; encoded by the coding sequence ATGCCGAGCGGGTTTCAGGGACTGGGACTGAGCGATGATGTCCTGCGGGCGCTCGATGAGATCGGCTTCGAGGAGCCGACCCCGGTACAGCGCGAGGCGATCCCTCCACTGATGCAGGGCCGTGACGTGATCGCCCAGGCGCAGACCGGCACAGGCAAGACCGGCGCGTTCGCGCCTGCCGATCATCGAGCGGCTCGGTGCCCGAGCTGCGCGCGCCCGCAGGCGCTGGTGCTGACGCCGACGCGCGAGCTGGCCGTGCAGGTGGCCGAGGCGTTCCATCGCCTATGGCAAGTCACCAGCGGGATCATCGCCGTTCTGCCGGTCTACGGCGGCCAGCCGATCGATCGGCAGCTGCGCGCGCTGCGCCAGGCGGCGTGA